In Larimichthys crocea isolate SSNF chromosome VI, L_crocea_2.0, whole genome shotgun sequence, one genomic interval encodes:
- the bloc1s1 gene encoding biogenesis of lysosome-related organelles complex 1 subunit 1: MLSRLLKEHQAKQNERKELQERRRREAISAATCLTEALVDHLNVGVAQAYVNQRKLDHEVKTLQVQASQFSKQTAQWISMVEGFNQALKEIGDVENWARSIEMDMRTIATALEYVHKGQLQSASS, encoded by the exons ATGTTGTCTCGTCTACTGAAGGAGCACCAGGCGAAGcaaaatgagagaaaggagCTGCAAG AGAGACGCAGGCGTGAGGCTATCTCTGCAGCCACCTGTCTGACAGAAGCCCTGGTGGACCACCTCAATGTTGG agttGCTCAGGCATACGTAAACCAGCGCAAGCTTGATCACGAGGTGAAGACTCTCCAAGTGCAGGCGAGCCAATTCTCCAAACAAACTGCTCAGTGGATCAGTATGGTGGAGGGTTTCAATCAGGCCCTGAAG GAAATTGGGGATGTGGAGAACTGGGCCCGCAGTATTGAGATGGACATGAGAACGATTGCCACAGCTCTAGAGTACGTGCACAAGGGTCAACTTCAATCTGCTTCCTCATAA
- the rdh5 gene encoding retinol dehydrogenase 5 codes for MDTQFFYDFLGENAWLYISGTLVVLWFIVWLYRDSLEIEDISNKYVFVTGCDSGFGNLLCKKLDRKGFRVLAGCLTEKGADDLKRVAGPYLKTVLLDVTSQDSIENAMEWTKKEVGDKGLWGIVNNAGRSLPMGPSEWMRVEDFHSTLKVNMNGVIAMTMTFLPLVKKAHGRIVNVASVLGRVAANGGGYCISKFAVESFSDCLRRDIHYFGINVCIIEPGFFKTAVTSLDPLERELHRLWNQLSPEVQASYGDKYLDKYIKVQRLIMNAVCDTDLTKVTSCMEHALTAAYPRTRYSAGWDAKFLWIPLSYMPSCVVDIGLWLVLPRPSKSV; via the exons ATGGACACACAGTTTTTCTACGACTTTTTAGG GGAAAATGCTTGGCTGTACATCAGTGGTACCTTAGTGGTGTTGTGGTTCATCGTGTGGCTGTATAGAGACAGCCTGGAGATTGAGGACATTAGTAACAAATATGTCTTTGTGACCGGGTGCGACTCAGGGTTTGGAAACCTGCTGTGTAAGAAGCTTGATCGTAAAGGTTTCCGTGTACTGGCTGGCTGTCTCACAGAAAAGGGAGCTGATGACCTGAAGAGGGTAGCGGGGCCTTATTTGAAGACTGTCCTGTTGGATGTGACCAGTCAGGATAGCATCGAAAATGCCATGGAGTGGACCAAGAAGGAGGTCGGCGATAAGG GGCTTTGGGGTATTGTGAACAACGCTGGACGCTCATTACCCATGGGTCCATCAGAGTGGATGAGAGTGGAGGATTTCCACAGCACACTTAAAGTTAACATGAATGGAGTGATTGCCATGACGATGACCTTTCTGCCCCTCGTCAAAAAGGCTCATGGCCGCATTGTGAATGTAGCATCTGTGCTGGGCAGGGTAGCTGCAAATGGAGGTGGATACTGCATCTCCAAGTTTGCAGTGGAGTCTTTCTCTGACTGCCTCAG gAGAGATATACACTACTTTGGAATCAATGTGTGTATTATTGAGCCCGGGTTTTTCAAGACTGCGGTGACAAGCCTCGATCCCCTCGAGAGGGAGCTGCACCGCCTGTGGAACCAGCTCAGCCCAGAAGTACAAGCCAGCTATGGAGACAAGTATCTTGATAAGT ACATCAAGGTACAGCGCTTGATCATGAATGCTGTCTGTGACACTGACCTTACCAAGGTGACCAGCTGCATGGAGCACGCTCTGACTGCGGCCTACCCACGCACCAGATACAGTGCTGGCTGGGATGCCAAGTTTCTCTGGATCCCCCTCTCTTACATGCCTTCCTGCGTGGTTGATATTGGGCTGTGGCTTGTGCTGCCTCGTCCTTCAAAGAGCGTGTAA